A section of the Macadamia integrifolia cultivar HAES 741 chromosome 9, SCU_Mint_v3, whole genome shotgun sequence genome encodes:
- the LOC122088641 gene encoding putative disease resistance protein At1g50180 translates to MVLTPKKKKKWAAQKSNFLEKKLSDFLKEKKSYLLVLDDVWTNEDWDDLEQRTFLFQCDGQQCRVLLTTRHEGVARHADPNVEPYKLQPLEKAESLKLFWKVFFRSKDDADVEGHLNGLDKERKQLAKKIVNKCDGLPLAIVVLGSLLSEKRTKSFAEWEKVHKSVSWHLDSIDNVRNVLSLSYIELPSQYKLGFLYFGLFPDDTEIERDKLIRLWVAEGFLEQRGDLSMEDVAGECLEELMQRNLIQVAKWKSNGEPESFIIHDVLLSLAISEAKEGKFLNISSTQDALECYRRVALHSRHGEQDPIPYHPSSLNILRSLLCFTEMSPPSLCGQFKLLTVLDLEVTPETESLPKEIGNLILLKYFSLCGTGLKTLPPWVGDLFNLQTLDLRKTSIESLPMEILKLKKLRHLLSHSRIPKWRSDDSIVKSVSGICGYPPPTIRHLGDLRDLHTLWLRTGDWIEDGLQMLNKLKELCIFGNEGDGLMEKFGQALYGSLVKLLSLEVLHLQDYGYGGNLPSFAEHKCLYDLNIIGCLAKLPDCDNFPHSLTKLRLACGHLKEDMMVTLEKLPNLKNLTLDWHQYDGVVMKCSAGGFSKLEILILIYFDWLRYWIVEEGAMPNLRLLEMNRLFGLKWIPGGLRHIRKLQKLKLAMPKEFLERVKEGGEDWEKIKHVPSIITQKEEIPEINLKGFDEMERMWFEFTGQNIPDDD, encoded by the coding sequence ATGGTGCTTAcgcccaaaaagaaaaagaaatgggcAGCACAGAAGtcaaattttttggaaaaaaagcTTTCTGATTTtctcaaagagaagaagagctATCTCCTTGTATTGGACGACGTTTGGACGAACGAAGATTGGGATGATCTGGAGCAGCGCACCTTCCTGTTTCAATGCGATGGTCAGCAGTGCAGAGTGTTGCTCACAACTCGTCATGAAGGCGTAGCCCGTCATGCCGACCCAAATGTTGAACCATACAAGCTACAACCTTTGGAAAAAGCGGAGAGTTTAAAACTCTTCTGGAAGGTTTTCTTCCGATCCAAAGATGATGCAGACGTCGAAGGACATCTCAATGGTCTTGACAAGGAGAGAAAACAGTTGGCAAAGAAGATTGTAAACAAATGCGATGGATTACCGCTTGCTATTGTCGTATTGGGAAGCCTTTTATCCgaaaaaaggacaaaaagtTTTGCTGAATGGGAGAAAGTGCACAAAAGTGTGAGCTGGCATCTAGACTCAATTGACAACGTTCGAAACGTATTAAGTCTAAGTTATATCGAATTACCTTCTCAATACAAGCTTGGCTTTCTTTATTTTGGGCTTTTCCCAGACGATACTGAGATTGAGAGGGACAAATTGATTCGGCTTTGGGTTGCGGAAGGATTTCTGGAACAGAGAGGAGACTTAAGTATGGAAGATGTGGCTGGAGAATGCTTAGAGGAGCTGATGCAGAGAAACTTGATCCAAGTTGCAAAGTGGAAATCAAACGGGGAACCtgaatcatttattattcatgatGTACTCTTGAGCTTGGCAATATCGGAAGCCAAGGAAGGTAAGTTTCTTAACATCTCCAGTACTCAAGATGCCTTGGAATGTTATCGACGCGTAGCCCTCCATAGTAGGCATGGTGAGCAAGATCCTATTCCTTACCATCCCTCAAGTTTAAATATTCTCCGATCATTGCTCTGTTTCACTGAAATGTCCCCACCGTCTCTTTGTGGACAATTCAAGCTACTTACTGTGTTAGATTTAGAGGTTACCCCAGAAACTGAAAGTTTGCCCAAGGAAATAGGAAACCTCATTTTGCTCAAATACTTCAGCTTATGTGGAACCGGTTTGAAAACTCTTCCACCGTGGGTTGGCGACTTATTTAACCTACAAACTCTCGACCTGCGCAAAACAAGCATTGAATCTCTCCCcatggaaattttaaaattgaaaaagctAAGGCATCTTCTATCCCATAGTAGAATCCCCAAGTGGAGATCTGATGATTCCATTGTTAAGAGTGTTTCTGGGATTTGTGGATATCCTCCTCCTACTATTAGACACCTCGGTGATCTACGTGATCTCCATACACTATGGCTTCGAACAGGCGATTGGATAGAGGATGGCCTCCAGATGTTGAACAAACTGAAGGAACTATGCATATTTGGAAATGAAGGTGACGGACTCATGGAGAAATTTGGTCAGGCATTGTATGGGTCCCTGGTCAAACTGCTGAGCCTTGAGGTCCTACACTTGCAGGATTATGGATACGGAGGAAATCTCCCTTCATTTGCGGAACATAAGTGTCTCTATGATCTCAACATTATAGGATGCTTGGCGAAGCTACCTGACTGTGACAACTTCCCACATAGCCTCACTAAGTTGCGATTGGCTTGCGGTCATCTGAAAGAAGACATGATGGTAACATTGGAAAAGCTGCCCAACTTAAAGAACCTCACATTAGATTGGCACCAATATGATGGAGTGGTGATGAAATGCTCTGCAGGCGGGTTTTCTAAACTTGAGATTTTGATTCtcatttattttgattggttAAGGTATTGGATAGTAGAAGAAGGAGCAATGCCTAATCTGAGGCTATTAGAAATGAATCGCCTTTTTGGGTTAAAATGGATTCCCGGTGGGCTAAGGCACATCAGAAAACTACAAAAACTTAAATTGGCCATGCCGAAGGAGTTCCTTGAGAGAGTTAAAGAAGGTGGAGAAGATTGGGAGAAGATCAAACATGTACCTTCTATCATTACacagaaagaagaaattccAGAAATCAATTTGAAAGGATTTGATGAAATGGAACGTATGTGGTTTGAATTTACTGGGCAAAACATCCCTGATGATGATTAA
- the LOC122088723 gene encoding probable disease resistance RPP8-like protein 4, with translation MSASAIISLIMKLGSLLNDEANYLSQVKPEVESLHNELNLMTASLKDADAIHHKSERAKEWVRQLRELAFEVEDAIDVFVYEVMQRWQGGVVRKITKFPKLVIKAHQLRLKIQDINGKIKKLKDDRTNYDIKPLEETQTSTQTHQLEASSSAQNFRHMDVVGLQREVEEVAKLLMKKEPLGQFGVVSITGMGGLGKTTLAQKVYNRDDVKKHFVCQACVRISKEYRMKDVLYNIIKQVMVLREEEKEALASKDVEFLVDRLSTFLKEKKNYLFLLDDVWTKEAWDTLKGNLPAPSNHQQCRVLLTTRDEGVARHADPIAPPYNLKLFDEKKSLKLFSKVFFQLPNEADAESRLNRLNKEMKDLAMDIVKKCNGLPLAIVVLGRLLSEKRLATAAEWKKVLDSVNWHLDSKDCQEVLRLSYTELPPHLKSCFLYFGVFPEDTEIESDRLIRLWVAEGFLERRGSLTMEDVAGECLEELMQRNLIQVAKWKSNGVPESFIIHDLLLNLAISEAKEGKFLNVSTPQMSLNRYRRVALRDKCSEDYMTEASHHSSSSSSSKSLLCYTEMPPSLYGQFKLLNVLDLEDAPGIENLPKEIGKLFLLKYLSLRGTRLKTLPPWVGNLYNLQTLNLFGTRIDDDLPIEILKLDKLRHLLCLSRIPKWRSDDSITKRAIRICRPSPPPRHLGDISHLQTLWLRTGDWIEDGLEKLIDLRNLRIDGKEGHMEKFKEKLSQALVKLERLEVLFLIELGEGEIAFPSFSNNKYLYDLYICGHIGKLPDSHNFPPSLTRLRLASTRLEEDMIPILEKLPKLRELTLDKQPYDGVVMKCSARGFPKLENLTLHDFHSLMDWVVEEEAMLNLRKLEINELYGLKSIPNGLSHITTLQELTLVMPKQFLERVKEGGKDWEKIKHVPSIRTREEEIPEEILQQFPQYGRQWVDVYKGDNPS, from the coding sequence atgtCTGCAAGTGCGATCATTTCTCTGATAATGAAATTAGGCTCCCTACTAAATGATGAAGCCAATTATCTTTCACAAGTGAAGCCAGAAGTGGAATCACTCCACAATGAACTCAACCTAATGACTGCCTCTTTGAAGGATGCTGATGCAATACACCACAAAAGCGAGCGGGCGAAGGAGTGGGTGAGACAACTCAGAGAGTTGGCCTTCGAGGTAGAAGATGCCATCGACGTCTTTGTATATGAAGTGATGCAGAGATGGCAAGGCGGTGTGGTTCGAAAGATCACCAAGTTTCCAAAACTTGTTATTAAGGCTCACCAGCTAAGATTGAAGATCCAAGACATCAATGGAAAGATCAAGAAGCTAAAAGATGATAGAACGAATTATGATATTAAGCCACTAGAGGAGACTCAAACATCTACTCAGACACATCAACTTGAAGCTTCTTCAAGTGCCCAAAACTTTCGGCATATGGATGTCGTGGGGTTACAAAGAGAAGTAGAGGAAGTAGCGAAGTTGCTGATGAAGAAGGAGCCCCTTGGACAGTTTGGTGTTGTCTCAATTACAGGCATGGGTGGATTAGGAAAAACCACCTTGGCTCAAAAAGTCTACAACAGAGATGATGTGAAAAAACACTTTGTTTGTCAAGCTTGTGTCCGTATATCAAAAGAATACAGAATGAAAGATGTTCTGTACAACATCATAAAACAAGTTATGGTGctcagagaagaagagaaagaggcaTTGGCATCAAAGGATGTTGAATTTTTGGTGGATAGGCTGTCTACTTTtctcaaagagaagaagaattatCTATTCCTATTGGACGATGTATGGACGAAAGAAGCTTGGGATACACTAAAAGGCAACCTCCCAGCTCCAAGCAACCATCAACAATGCAGAGTATTACTGACAACTCGTGATGAAGGTGTAGCTCGGCATGCCGACCCAATTGCTCCTCCATACAATCTTAAACTTTTTGATGAAAAGAAGAGTTTAAAACTTTTCTCAAAGGTGTTCTTCCAATTGCCAAATGAGGCAGATGCAGAATCACGTCTCAACCGTCTCAACAAGGAGATGAAAGATCTGGCGATGGATATCGTCAAGAAATGTAATGGATTACCACTAGCTATTGTAGTATTGGGACGCCTTTTATCGGAAAAAAGGCTGGCTACTGCTGCTGAATGGAAGAAAGTGCTTGACAGTGTGAACTGGCATCTAGACTCGAAAGACTGTCAAGAAGTATTACGTTTGAGTTATACCGAATTACCTCCTCACTTGAAgtcttgttttctttattttggagtTTTCCCAGAAGATACTGAGATTGAGAGTGACAGATTGATCCGGCTATGGGTCGCTGAGGGATTTCTAGAACGAAGAGGGAGTTTAACAATGGAAGATGTGGCTGGAGAGTGCCTTGAGGAGTTGATGCAGAGGAACTTGATCCAAGTTGCCAAGTGGAAATCGAACGGGGTACCTGAATCGTTTATTATTCATGATCTCCTCTTGAACTTGGCAATATCAGAAGCCAAAGAAGGTAAATTTCTTAACGTCTCCACTCCTCAGATGTCCTTGAATCGTTATCGTCGTGTAGCCCTCCGTGATAAGTGTAGTGAAGATTATATGACCGAGGCTTCCCACCATTCCTCCTCGAGTAGTTCTTCAAAGTCATTGCTTTGCTACACTGAAATGCCCCCTTCTCTTTATGGACAGTTCAAACTACTTAATGTATTGGATCTAGAAGATGCCCCAGGTATTGAAAACTTACCCAAGGAAATAGGAAAGCTCTTTCTCCTCAAGTACTTGAGCCTACGTGGAACCCGCTTGAAAACTCTTCCACCTTGGGTTGGCAACTTGTACAACCTGCAGACTCTCAATTTGTTTGGTACTAGGATTGACGATGATCTACCCATCGAAATATTAAAGTTGGACAAATTAAGGCATCTTCTATGCTTGAGTAGAATCCCGAAGTGGAGATCTGATGATTCCATTACTAAGAGGGCTATTCGGATTTGTCgtccttctcctcctcccaGACACCTTGGAGATATAAGTCATCTCCAAACACTATGGCTTCGAACAGGCGATTGGATCGAGGATGGCCTTGAAAAGTTGATTGATCTAAGGAACTTGAGAATCGATGGAAAAGAAGGACACATGGAGAAATTCAAAGAGAAATTGTCCCAAGCCCTTGTAAAATTGGAGCGCCTTGAGGTTCTATTCTTGATAGAATTAGGGGAGGGCGAAATAGCTTTCCCTTCATTTTCGAACAATAAGTATCTCTATGATCTCTACATCTGCGGCCACATAGGGAAGTTACCTGACTCCCACAACTTCCCACCGAGTCTCACAAGGTTGCGATTGGCTAGCACACGTCTAGAAGAAGACATGATACCGATACTAGAGAAGCTGCCCAAATTAAGGGAACTCACATTGGATAAGCAACCATACGACGGAGTAGTAATGAAATGCTCTGCAAGAGGGTTTCCTAAACTTGAGAATTTGACTCTCCATGATTTTCACAGCCTAATGGATTGGGTAGTGGAGGAAGAAGCAATGCTTAATCTGaggaaattagaaattaatgaGCTTTATGGGTTAAAATCCATCCCCAATGGGCTGAGTCACATCACAACACTACAGGAACTTACATTGGTTATGCCAAAACAGTTTCTTGAGAGGGTTAAAGAAGGTGGAAAAGATTGGGAGAAGATCAAACATGTACCTTCCATCAGaacaagggaagaagaaattcCAGAAGAGATATTGCAACAGTTTCCTCAATATGGACGCCAATGGGTTGATGTCTACAAGGGAGATAATCCCTCATGA
- the LOC122089023 gene encoding putative disease resistance protein At1g59780: protein MEDVAGECLEELMQRNLIQVAKWKSNGVPESFIIHDLLLNLAISEAKEGKFLNVSTPQMSLNRYRRVALRDKCSEDYMTEASHHSSSSSSSKSLLCYTEMPPSLYGQFKLLNVLDLEDAPGIKNLPKEIGKLFLLKYLSLRGTRLKTLPPWVGNLYNLQTLNLFGTRIDDDLPIEILKLDKLRHLLCLSRIPKWRSDDSITKRAIRICRPSPPPRHLGDISHLQTLWLRTGDWIEDGLEKLIDLRNLRIDGKEGHMEKFKEKLSQALVKLERLEVLFLIELGEGEIAFPSFSNNKYLYDLYICGHIGKLPDSHNFPPSLTRLRLASTRLEEDMIPILEKLPKLRELTLDKQPYDGVVMKCSARGFPKLENLTLHDFHSLMDWVVEEEAMLNLRKLEINELYGLKSIPNGLSHITTLQELTLVMPKQFLERVKEGGKDWEKIKHVPSIRTREEEIPEEILQQFPQYGRQWVDVYKGDNPS, encoded by the coding sequence ATGGAAGATGTGGCTGGAGAGTGCCTTGAGGAGTTGATGCAGAGGAACTTGATCCAAGTTGCCAAGTGGAAATCGAACGGGGTACCTGAATCGTTTATTATTCATGATCTCCTCTTGAACTTGGCAATATCAGAAGCCAAAGAAGGTAAATTTCTTAACGTCTCCACTCCTCAGATGTCCTTGAATCGTTATCGTCGTGTAGCCCTCCGTGATAAGTGTAGTGAAGATTATATGACCGAGGCTTCCCACCATTCCTCCTCGAGTAGTTCTTCAAAGTCATTGCTTTGCTACACTGAAATGCCCCCTTCTCTTTATGGACAGTTCAAACTACTTAATGTATTGGATCTAGAAGATGCCCCAGGTATTAAAAACTTACCCAAGGAAATAGGAAAGCTCTTTCTCCTCAAGTACTTGAGCCTACGTGGAACCCGCTTGAAAACTCTTCCACCTTGGGTTGGCAACTTGTACAACTTGCAGACTCTCAATTTGTTTGGTACTAGGATTGACGATGATTTACCCATTGAAATATTAAAGTTGGACAAATTAAGGCATCTTCTATGCTTGAGTAGAATCCCGAAGTGGAGATCTGATGATTCCATTACTAAGAGGGCTATTCGGATTTGTCgtccttctcctcctcccaGACACCTTGGAGATATAAGTCATCTCCAAACACTATGGCTTCGAACAGGCGATTGGATCGAGGATGGCCTTGAAAAGTTGATTGATCTAAGGAACTTGAGAATCGATGGAAAAGAAGGACACATGGAGAAATTCAAAGAGAAATTGTCCCAAGCCCTTGTAAAATTGGAGCGCCTTGAGGTTCTATTCTTGATAGAATTAGGGGAGGGCGAAATAGCTTTCCCTTCATTTTCGAACAATAAGTATCTCTATGATCTCTACATCTGCGGCCACATAGGGAAGTTACCTGACTCCCACAACTTCCCACCGAGTCTCACAAGGTTGCGATTGGCTAGCACACGTCTAGAAGAAGACATGATACCGATACTAGAGAAGCTGCCCAAATTAAGGGAACTCACATTGGATAAGCAACCATACGACGGAGTAGTAATGAAATGCTCTGCAAGAGGGTTTCCTAAACTTGAGAATTTGACTCTCCATGATTTTCACAGCCTAATGGATTGGGTAGTGGAGGAAGAAGCAATGCTTAATCTGaggaaattagaaattaatgaGCTTTATGGGTTAAAATCCATCCCCAATGGGCTGAGTCACATCACAACACTACAGGAACTTACATTGGTTATGCCAAAACAGTTTCTTGAGAGGGTTAAAGAAGGTGGAAAAGATTGGGAGAAGATCAAACATGTACCTTCCATCAGaacaagggaagaagaaattcCAGAAGAGATATTGCAACAGTTTCCTCAATATGGACGCCAATGGGTTGATGTCTACAAGGGAGATAATCCCTCATGA